AGGCTAGCTTCCCTGTCCGCTAACCGATACAATCCGTTCATGGCCGCGCTGCCGTTCCGCCCTACGCCGTTCTTCGGCAACAAGAACCGCGCCTTCTGGCGCCTGCAGTTCCTTGGCTGGGGCGGCGCGATGCTGCTGCGCGCGGTTTCGTCCATCGCCAATGCGCAGCCATGGTCGTTTCTCGTCATTGTGGTCATCGCCACGATTACCGGCTTTTCGATCTCGCTGATCATGTCGGTAATCTACCGCGCGGTGATGAACCGCCGCCCGATCGTCACCTGGGGCGTGACTGCACTCGTCCTGCCGCTGTCGGTCGGCCTTTATGCGTTCATCGATTCATGGGTGATCAGCCTTTACCGCCAGGGCGGCGATGCCAGCTTTGCGCAATTGTTCGTGGGCGTGTTCTACCTCGACCTCACCCTGCTGATTTCGTGGACAGGCCTGTATTACGCGATCAACTTCTTCCTGCAGGTGGAGGAGCAGAACGACCAGTTGATGCGGCTGGAAGCGCAGGCAACCAGCGCCCAGCTTGCGATGCTGCGCTACCAGTTGAACCCGCATTTCCTGTTCAACACGCTCAATTCCATCTCCACGCTGGTCCTGCTCAAGCAGACCGAACCGGCCAATGCGATGCTGTCGCGCCTGTCGTCGTTCCTGCGCTACACGCTGGTCAACGAACCGACCGCGCGCGTGACCGTTGCGCAGGAGATCGAGACGCTCAAGCTGTACCTCGATATCGAACTGATGCGCTTCGAAGAGCGCCTGCGCACCGAATTCCGCATCGAGGACGCCGCCCGCAACGCCCTTATGCCCTCGCTACTGCTCCAGCCGCTGGTTGAAAACGCGATCAAGTATGCGGTCAGCCCGCTCGAATATGGCGCGGAAATAACCATCGAGGCGCAACTCGTCGGCTCCATGCTGCGGGTTACCGTGTCCGATACCGGGCCGGGCTTGCAACCGGGCACCGACCCTTCGACGGTGTTCGGCGTGAGCAGTGACTCGACCGGCATAGGATTGGCCAACATTCGCGACCGGCTGGCGCAGGCCTATGGCGAAAACCAGCGGTTTGATATTTCCAACCGCGCGGAAGGTGGCTTTCAGGTGGTGCTCGAACTTCCGTTCGAGCCACGCGAACCTGCCTCCAACGCCATTCCTGTCCGCCGTCCAGCGGGCGTATCGGCATGATTTCGGGAACCGAACGCCCGCAGTCCCGTCCTGCGTTCAGGGCTGCTCCAACGGGAAATCCGTCACGGGGGCGCAACGTGATCCATAAGGGAACCGCATGACCATTCGCACGATCCTCGTCGACGACGAAAAACTGGCCATTCAGGGGCTGCAACTGCGCCTTGAAGCCTTCCCCGATGTCGAAGTGATCGACACCTGCTCCAACGGTCGCGAGGCCATTCGCAAGATCAAGACCGAAAAACCCGATCTGGTCTTCTGCGATATCCAGATGCCCGGATTCGATGGTTTTTCCGTGGTCAAGGGCGTGATGGAGATCGATCCGCCCCTGTTCGTCTTCGTCACCGCCTATTCCGAACACGCGATCAAGGCATTCGAGGCCAACGCGGTCGATTACCTGCTCAAACCGGTCGAAGTGGATCGTCTTGCCGATGCGCTTGACCGGGCGCGCACCCGCATTGCCGAAAAGCGTGGCCGGGAAGAGGCGGACAAGCTGAAAATCGTGCTTGCCGAAGTGGCGCCCGATTCCATGCCTGAAATAGAAGATGAGGGTGAGCCGGTAACCGGCCGTTTCGAAAAGCTTATCAACATCAAGGATCGCGGCCAGATTTTTCGCGTCGATGTCGACACGATCGAGCGGATCGAGGCGGCGGGCGACTACATGTGCATCTACACCGGCGACAATTCGCTGATCCTGCGCGAGACGATGAAGGATCTTGAACGCCGTCTCGATCCGCGCGTTTTCCAGCGGGTCCATCGCTCGAAGATCGTCAACCTCGATCAGGTCCGCCAGGTCCGCCCGCACACCAACGGCGAATGCTTCCTTGTGCTGGAGAGCGGCGCGGAGGTGAAGGTCTCACGCTCCTACCGCGATGTTGTGGCAAGGTTCGTTCACTAAGCCCCGCTTCTGCCAAAAATGCCAGATACCCGTTCATCCTGAGCTTGTCGAAGGACTCGCGAAACAGTAGCGACCTGACGCATATGCAGCGTTCGTAGTTCCCGCCCTGCGCGCGTCCTTCGACAGGCTCAGGACGAACGGAGTGGGTGACATGGAAGAATTTGAAATCCCCGGCTTCGATCTTGAAGCCTTCGTCGCCGCCACGCTTGCCGAAGATCTGGGTGAAGGTCTGCCCGGCGGCGGGCATGACGTGACTTGCGAAAGCGTGATCCCGGCTGACGCGCGCTTTACCGGCGTGATGGATAGCCGCGATGCGATCACGGTTTGCGGGCTGCCGATTGCCGCAGCGTTCTTCCGCGCGCTCGACCCGGCGATGTCCATCGAGATTCTGGTTCGGGAAGGCGCACAAGTAACGCCCGGATCAGACCTGATGCGGCTGGAAGGCAATGCCCGCGCGATGCTGACGGCGGAACGCAGCGCGCTGAACACTGTCCAGCACTTGTCCGGCGTAGCGACTCTGACCCGTCAGTATGTCGATGCGATCGAGAGTTTCGGGGGCGACACGAAAGCCCGCCTGCTCGATACGCGCAAGACTATCCCCGGCCTGCGCCATCTGGAAAAGTACGCGGTGCGCACCGCCGGTGGCACCAATCACCGCATGGGCCTGTGGGATGCGGCGATGATCAAGGACAACCACGTCCTCGTTGCGGGCGGCGTGGCCGAAGCGGTACGTCGTGCGCTGTCGGCGGGCGTGAACGACGTGATCTGCGAAGTGGACCGAATCGAACAGATCGAACCAGCGCTTGCCGCAGGTGCCACTCGCCTGCTGCTCGACAACATGGGGCCGGACCTGCTGCGACAGGCGGTGGCACTGGTTGGCGGACGTGTGCCATGCGAGGCTTCGGGCGGTGTGCGGCTCGACACGATCGGTGCGATTGCCGCATCGGGCGTCGATTACGTTTCCGTCGGCCGTCTGACGCAAAGCGCGCCTGCGGCGGATATCGGTCTCGACTTCACACCGCTGGCCTGACAGTCTGTAGGGGCAATGACAGGGGATTTTTGATGCGTCCGGCTTCCATCCAGTGGTTCGAGCGGATTTACTTTGCAACGCTCGCCATCGGGCTGATCAACCTGCTGATCCATTACGGCACCCTGAGCGAAGTATTGGGCGGTAGCGGTCAGACGATGGGTATTGTGCTGATCAGCTTCCTTGCTGGTATCGCGATCTCATTGGTATTCTGGTATCTCGTCGCACGCCGTGCCAGCACCATCGCCAAATGGTTTCTGGTCGTCCTCGTGGTGATCGGCCTCATCGGGTTACCCGGCGGCTTTGCGATGACCGAGACGCTGGGCATCGCTTACGTTGGCATCGGCGCGCTTTCCACGCTGCTGCAGGCCATCGCCACCGGACTGTTGTTCACGCCAGAATCGCGCCGCTGGTTCGCCAGCAAGGGTGCACCAGCCGGACCCGAAACCTTCGAATAGCATGATGCGCACGGTAATTGCCTGTGTCCTGGCGGTCGGCGCCACCCCCGCCATCGCCCAGGGGTGGCAATGCCGGGTGCCGCCCCAAATCTCCGTACCGCCCCTGCCCAAACCGGACGCCCCGCCGCGCGTGGTGCCGACGACCGGCTATACCCTCGCGCTGAGCTGGTCTCCAGAGTTCTGCCGTACCCGCAAGGCCGATCCCGCGCATGCCACGCAATGTTCGGGATCGATGGGGCGCTTCGGTTTCGTACTGCACGGGCTTTGGCCCGAAGGCAAGGGCGGGGCCTATCCCCAATGGTGCCCGGTGCGGCGCGCGCCAGATGCGCAGACGCTGCGAGAAAACATGTGCGCCACGCCATCTGCCGATCTGCTGGTCCATGAATGGGCCAAGCACGGCAGTTGCATGACGCGCGATCCCGCAACCTATTTCGACAAGGGCCGCGCGCTGTTCCAGGCGATGCAGTTTCCCGATATGGCCCGGCTTTCCCGGCAGGAGGGCCTTGATGCAGGGATGGTACGGCAAGCCATGGTCACTGCCAACCCGCGCCTGAAGCGCGATATGATCAGGCTTCTGCTGGGCCGTGACGGCTGGCTGCGTGAAATCCATGTGTGCCATGGGCGCACCCTGAAGCCCGCGCGGTGCCCGCAGGGCACTGGCCCTGCCGATAGCGTTCCTGTCAGGATCTGGCGCAGTTTCTGAAGCCCGGACATACTGCGAAAGGCCGGATCATGCTGGCCGTTCCTGCGGACTGCCAGCAAATGGATCGGGATGTGCAGCGATCCCCTGCAAGACCAGCGTGACGACGTGGGTGCGCCAGCGATCGATCATCTCGTCGCAGGTGAAGTCGGTTCCGCAGCTCTCGATCATGGCCCAGGCTTGCGTGAATACGGACGTGGCAAGCGTAAACAGCGTCCAGTAAAGCATGAAGGGATCGATCCCCGGTCGAAAGAATCCCTCGGCAACACCCCGGTCCACGATGGGAATCATCCTGGCGTTGACGAACTTGCGAACGGTGGGGATGTACTGTGATCGGCGCGTTATATGCTCACCCTGATGCAGGTCCTGATCGAGCATCATCCCGGCAAGGTAGGGACGCTCACGGAAACTCTGCATGATGCGGGTAACCAGCAGTGCAATGGCTTCGGGCGGTGTGCA
This genomic interval from Novosphingobium sp. CECT 9465 contains the following:
- a CDS encoding ribonuclease T2; this translates as MRTVIACVLAVGATPAIAQGWQCRVPPQISVPPLPKPDAPPRVVPTTGYTLALSWSPEFCRTRKADPAHATQCSGSMGRFGFVLHGLWPEGKGGAYPQWCPVRRAPDAQTLRENMCATPSADLLVHEWAKHGSCMTRDPATYFDKGRALFQAMQFPDMARLSRQEGLDAGMVRQAMVTANPRLKRDMIRLLLGRDGWLREIHVCHGRTLKPARCPQGTGPADSVPVRIWRSF
- the nadC gene encoding carboxylating nicotinate-nucleotide diphosphorylase, which produces MEEFEIPGFDLEAFVAATLAEDLGEGLPGGGHDVTCESVIPADARFTGVMDSRDAITVCGLPIAAAFFRALDPAMSIEILVREGAQVTPGSDLMRLEGNARAMLTAERSALNTVQHLSGVATLTRQYVDAIESFGGDTKARLLDTRKTIPGLRHLEKYAVRTAGGTNHRMGLWDAAMIKDNHVLVAGGVAEAVRRALSAGVNDVICEVDRIEQIEPALAAGATRLLLDNMGPDLLRQAVALVGGRVPCEASGGVRLDTIGAIAASGVDYVSVGRLTQSAPAADIGLDFTPLA
- a CDS encoding TetR/AcrR family transcriptional regulator, which gives rise to MARPHSAAVTLEKILAAARAEFAQNGFDGARLDAIAKAAGVTKQLVYHYYKSKEELYGVVLDLISRDSHIMLDSSDYDDCTPPEAIALLVTRIMQSFRERPYLAGMMLDQDLHQGEHITRRSQYIPTVRKFVNARMIPIVDRGVAEGFFRPGIDPFMLYWTLFTLATSVFTQAWAMIESCGTDFTCDEMIDRWRTHVVTLVLQGIAAHPDPFAGSPQERPA
- a CDS encoding sensor histidine kinase, with product MAALPFRPTPFFGNKNRAFWRLQFLGWGGAMLLRAVSSIANAQPWSFLVIVVIATITGFSISLIMSVIYRAVMNRRPIVTWGVTALVLPLSVGLYAFIDSWVISLYRQGGDASFAQLFVGVFYLDLTLLISWTGLYYAINFFLQVEEQNDQLMRLEAQATSAQLAMLRYQLNPHFLFNTLNSISTLVLLKQTEPANAMLSRLSSFLRYTLVNEPTARVTVAQEIETLKLYLDIELMRFEERLRTEFRIEDAARNALMPSLLLQPLVENAIKYAVSPLEYGAEITIEAQLVGSMLRVTVSDTGPGLQPGTDPSTVFGVSSDSTGIGLANIRDRLAQAYGENQRFDISNRAEGGFQVVLELPFEPREPASNAIPVRRPAGVSA
- a CDS encoding LytTR family DNA-binding domain-containing protein, which translates into the protein MTIRTILVDDEKLAIQGLQLRLEAFPDVEVIDTCSNGREAIRKIKTEKPDLVFCDIQMPGFDGFSVVKGVMEIDPPLFVFVTAYSEHAIKAFEANAVDYLLKPVEVDRLADALDRARTRIAEKRGREEADKLKIVLAEVAPDSMPEIEDEGEPVTGRFEKLINIKDRGQIFRVDVDTIERIEAAGDYMCIYTGDNSLILRETMKDLERRLDPRVFQRVHRSKIVNLDQVRQVRPHTNGECFLVLESGAEVKVSRSYRDVVARFVH